The following proteins come from a genomic window of Labilithrix sp.:
- a CDS encoding ABC transporter ATP-binding protein, translated as MSARGDAPSGRSGRGGEATARSEATARSDGKVAKRGVFFLLGWRPWSVAGAAGAAVVGVAVGLVPYVCIAKMAEAVFAAPPRIGEVERLAFVALAALGVRAVALAAQNVLAHVAAYRILHDLRVAMARKLAGVPLSFFARRSTGDLKRTMMDDVNQIEMFVAHHFPDGVAAVAVPVLTTVLLFFVDWRMALAAFAMAPIAVGLMAFMMRDMGAMHDRWRELQERTDSSLLEYLRGIHVIKTFGLSAKSFGDLARSIQDSLLWLDTFMKTSGGAFGVFGTLIGSSIVVLLPLGGWLHLRGSLSLPDLVLFLVLGPQVLASLVRLMFAQGNVQRIESGLARIAGVLDASDVESDVEGAAERVPRDAGLRFVDVSFRYADDDRADALASVSFEAKAGEVTALVGPSGAGKSTIGRLVPRLWDVTGGRVELGGVDVRAMPLDDLLSRVAVVFQDVFLFHGTVRENLAIARPGASDDEIEAACRTARAHDFIRALPKGYDTVIGERGARLSGGERQRLSIARALLKDAPVLVLDEATAFADAENEAAIQEGIDAACEGRTVLVIAHRLSSIAGADRIVVLDAGRVLDSGKHDALLERCALYRELWEHHSAALDWEIAS; from the coding sequence ATGAGCGCGCGGGGGGATGCGCCGAGCGGGCGCTCGGGACGAGGTGGCGAGGCGACCGCACGGAGCGAAGCCACCGCGCGGAGTGATGGGAAGGTGGCGAAGCGAGGGGTCTTCTTCCTGCTCGGGTGGCGGCCCTGGAGCGTCGCGGGGGCCGCGGGCGCGGCGGTCGTCGGGGTGGCGGTTGGGCTCGTGCCGTATGTGTGTATCGCGAAGATGGCGGAGGCCGTGTTCGCGGCGCCGCCGCGGATCGGGGAGGTGGAGCGGCTCGCGTTCGTGGCGCTCGCGGCGCTCGGCGTGCGCGCGGTCGCGCTCGCGGCGCAGAACGTCCTCGCGCACGTCGCGGCGTACAGGATCCTGCACGACCTTCGCGTCGCGATGGCGCGGAAGCTCGCGGGGGTGCCGCTCTCGTTCTTCGCGCGGCGATCCACCGGCGACCTCAAGCGCACGATGATGGACGACGTCAACCAGATCGAGATGTTCGTCGCGCACCACTTCCCCGACGGCGTCGCCGCCGTCGCCGTGCCCGTCCTCACCACTGTGCTCCTCTTCTTCGTCGATTGGCGCATGGCGCTCGCGGCGTTCGCGATGGCGCCGATCGCCGTCGGCCTCATGGCCTTCATGATGCGCGACATGGGCGCGATGCACGATCGCTGGCGCGAGCTGCAAGAGCGCACCGACTCCTCGCTGCTCGAGTACCTCCGCGGCATCCACGTCATCAAGACGTTCGGCCTCAGCGCGAAGTCGTTCGGCGACCTCGCGCGATCGATCCAGGACTCGCTCCTTTGGCTCGACACCTTCATGAAGACCAGCGGCGGCGCCTTCGGCGTCTTCGGCACCCTGATCGGCTCGAGCATCGTCGTCCTCCTCCCCCTCGGCGGCTGGCTCCACCTCCGCGGCTCCCTCTCGCTCCCCGACCTCGTCCTCTTCCTCGTCCTCGGACCGCAGGTCCTCGCCTCGCTCGTGCGCCTCATGTTCGCGCAAGGCAACGTCCAGCGCATCGAGAGCGGGCTCGCCCGCATCGCCGGCGTCCTCGACGCGAGCGACGTCGAGAGCGACGTCGAAGGCGCGGCCGAGCGCGTTCCGCGCGACGCCGGGCTCCGGTTCGTCGACGTGTCGTTCCGGTACGCCGACGACGACCGCGCCGACGCCCTCGCCTCCGTCAGCTTCGAGGCGAAGGCCGGCGAGGTCACCGCCCTCGTCGGGCCCTCCGGCGCCGGCAAATCGACGATCGGGCGCCTCGTCCCCCGGCTGTGGGACGTGACCGGCGGACGCGTCGAGCTCGGCGGCGTCGACGTGCGCGCGATGCCGCTCGACGACTTGTTGAGCCGCGTCGCGGTCGTGTTCCAGGACGTGTTCCTCTTCCACGGCACCGTGCGCGAGAACCTCGCGATCGCGCGGCCCGGCGCGAGCGACGACGAGATCGAGGCGGCCTGCCGGACCGCGCGCGCGCACGACTTCATCCGCGCGCTCCCGAAGGGCTACGACACCGTGATCGGAGAGCGGGGGGCGCGCCTCTCCGGCGGCGAACGGCAGCGCCTCTCGATCGCCCGCGCGCTCTTGAAGGACGCGCCCGTCCTCGTGCTCGACGAGGCGACCGCCTTCGCCGACGCCGAGAACGAGGCCGCGATCCAGGAAGGGATCGACGCCGCGTGCGAGGGCCGCACCGTCCTCGTCATCGCCCATCGCCTGTCGTCGATCGCCGGCGCGGATCGCATCGTCGTCCTCGACGCGGGGCGCGTGCTCGACAGCGGGAAACACGACGCGCTCCTCGAGCGCTGCGCGCTCTACCGCGAGCTCTGGGAGCATCACTCCGCGGCGCTCGACTGGGAGATCGCGTCGTGA
- a CDS encoding helix-turn-helix transcriptional regulator: MERVYAAAVEPAGWSEALRFLAGAVGGTACGFRVESFEVPAVTQTWVGLEPAFERAYVERYWADDVWAIEARRGPVGFARTGDQLVSPKIRKANPFINELCVPYELDDLVGGLVALGPHEMISFAAMKPRGARPFDASHAELFEALIPHMRRALAIADTLQSAQRDARTAWDVVDRLPAGAIVLDARGRRLHLNEAARRMVAAGLDLDARDFREIVATLEPRRVTTSSGAVLAVTAVPLRAEDDLFALANERGRTLVVVTDPSARVGAPAELLSQVYGLTAAEARVALLVGGGLAPKEAADRLGTAWNTVRAQLRHVFAKTGTSGQPALARLLVLLGLAS, translated from the coding sequence GTGGAGCGTGTTTATGCGGCGGCGGTCGAACCTGCGGGCTGGTCCGAGGCGCTCCGTTTCCTCGCGGGAGCGGTCGGCGGGACTGCGTGTGGATTTCGGGTCGAGTCGTTCGAGGTGCCCGCCGTCACGCAGACGTGGGTAGGCCTCGAGCCCGCGTTCGAGCGCGCCTACGTCGAGCGCTACTGGGCGGACGACGTCTGGGCGATCGAAGCGCGCCGGGGGCCGGTCGGCTTCGCGCGGACGGGCGACCAGCTCGTCTCGCCGAAGATCAGGAAGGCGAACCCCTTCATCAACGAGCTCTGCGTGCCGTACGAGCTCGACGATCTCGTCGGCGGTCTCGTCGCGCTCGGTCCGCACGAGATGATCTCCTTCGCCGCGATGAAGCCGCGCGGCGCGCGCCCGTTCGACGCGTCGCACGCCGAGCTCTTCGAAGCGCTCATCCCTCACATGCGACGGGCGTTGGCGATCGCCGATACGCTCCAGTCCGCTCAGCGCGACGCGCGCACGGCGTGGGACGTCGTCGATCGCCTGCCCGCCGGCGCGATCGTGCTCGACGCGCGCGGCCGTCGCCTCCACTTGAACGAAGCCGCTCGGCGCATGGTCGCGGCGGGGCTCGACCTCGACGCGCGCGACTTCCGCGAGATCGTGGCCACGCTCGAGCCCCGGCGCGTGACGACGAGCTCGGGCGCCGTGCTCGCGGTGACGGCGGTCCCGCTTCGCGCGGAGGACGACCTCTTCGCCCTCGCGAACGAACGCGGGCGGACGCTCGTCGTCGTGACCGATCCGTCGGCGCGGGTCGGCGCGCCGGCGGAGCTGCTCTCGCAGGTCTACGGCCTCACCGCGGCCGAGGCGCGCGTCGCGCTCCTCGTCGGCGGCGGCCTCGCGCCGAAGGAGGCGGCCGACCGGCTCGGCACCGCCTGGAACACCGTGCGCGCGCAGCTCCGGCACGTCTTCGCGAAGACGGGGACGAGCGGACAACCCGCGCTCGCGCGCCTGCTCGTCCTCCTCGGCCTCGCGTCCTGA
- a CDS encoding helix-turn-helix transcriptional regulator produces the protein MHEIDVDRAAAPAFGIAEDYEPFRGDWHQHDRHQLLFAARGTLVLTTEDRRWTLPPERAAWIARKVRHRVESSTGCALRTVYIAAALVKRSPPRCRVFAVTPLAREMLLYAMRWGPTGRGSPPDPTGPQKRPRKRSDPSAPQGPDVDQDLADTYFHALGALASEWIADERPYFLPVAKSAATARATAWIDEHLDEATVERAAAAAKVSVRTLSRRFEDELQTSYRSYLQSARMMRAMELLARPDASVSSTAHAVGFSSLGAFTTAFTERCGETPSAYRKRVTS, from the coding sequence GTGCACGAGATCGACGTCGATCGCGCCGCCGCGCCTGCGTTCGGGATCGCCGAGGACTACGAGCCGTTCCGCGGCGACTGGCACCAGCACGATCGCCATCAGCTCCTCTTCGCTGCGCGCGGCACGCTCGTCCTGACGACCGAGGACCGACGCTGGACGCTCCCGCCCGAGCGCGCGGCGTGGATCGCGCGGAAGGTCCGCCATCGCGTCGAGAGCAGCACCGGCTGCGCGCTGCGCACGGTCTACATCGCCGCCGCGCTCGTGAAGCGCTCGCCGCCCCGCTGCCGCGTCTTCGCCGTCACCCCGCTCGCACGCGAGATGCTCCTCTACGCGATGCGCTGGGGCCCGACGGGGAGGGGGAGCCCGCCAGACCCGACGGGGCCCCAGAAGCGGCCGCGCAAGCGAAGCGACCCGAGCGCTCCGCAGGGCCCCGACGTTGACCAAGACCTCGCGGATACGTACTTCCACGCGCTCGGGGCGCTCGCGTCGGAGTGGATCGCGGACGAGCGGCCGTACTTCCTGCCGGTCGCGAAGTCCGCCGCGACCGCGCGCGCGACGGCGTGGATCGACGAGCACCTCGACGAGGCCACGGTGGAGCGCGCCGCGGCGGCGGCGAAGGTGTCGGTCCGCACGCTGTCGCGCCGGTTCGAGGACGAGCTGCAGACGAGCTACCGCTCGTACTTGCAAAGTGCACGCATGATGCGCGCGATGGAGCTCCTCGCGCGCCCCGACGCGTCGGTGTCCTCCACCGCGCACGCGGTCGGCTTCTCGAGCCTCGGCGCGTTCACGACCGCGTTCACCGAGCGATGCGGCGAGACCCCGAGCGCCTACCGCAAGCGCGTCACCTCGTAA
- a CDS encoding AAA family ATPase, whose amino-acid sequence MAAEQTIHLEKYAHDAKALVAGAQALADERKHVQVDPIHLLARALERDPGVAEVFKKAGADPNDVASEAESQLQKLAKAGTGLAYLSTAMLGLLQRAEKDADKSAVGVENLLNALSQEIRGPAAVVLQAFSLGPGSFRPHMAALKSVPREIASTSTGVGADGAARYLHDLTRRAKEKGFDPVIGRDVEVRRLLQILERRQKNHPLVVGDPGVGKSAIVGALAMRIAAGDVPQNLASLSILELETGLLLAGAKLRGEIEDRLKQVVSSLKGRDSLLYIAQLESLLGSGPAGAGVGDLLKPLLARGEVRLLASTTLEGVRKLSEKDPNLLRRFTVLTIEPATPERAVEILRGVATRYESHHKVQIGDPAITAAVRLAKRYVQERALPDSAIDLLDEAAARKRVEIDGLPAHMDDAIRRVASLKAQLEGLKDDHDAMSTKTRERLEKEIRDLEPSVAEMRIKLESRRGAVAAQAALKDEMTKLQAQLEQARNEKNFAKLGELEHVQIPDVRRRLEAADAAVANAGLKESISSIVTEEDVAQVLCDWTGIQVAKMLEAESEKLMKMEERLSHRVVGQSEAVKALSRAVRRGRVGLRDPGKPIGSFLFLGPSGVGKTELAKALAEFLFDDEQAMTRLDMSEFMEKHMAQRLVGAPPGYVDSEEGGFLTEAVRRRPYSVLLFDEVEKAHADVFNLLLQVLDDGRLTDGRGRTADFSNTVVIMTSNIGSQRILETDPRLFESDEGREALRDVLREELKNFLRPEFLNRIDDVIIFRPLSKPDLRGIVDIQLRKVEKLVADRELHLELTEGAKMRLVDIGYEPAFGARPLKRAIVKAIQDPLAEELLAGGYTNGSTVKCDVDDGEGFRFIKQ is encoded by the coding sequence ATGGCCGCCGAGCAGACGATTCACCTCGAGAAATACGCACACGACGCGAAGGCCCTCGTCGCGGGCGCGCAGGCGCTCGCCGACGAGCGCAAGCACGTCCAGGTCGACCCGATCCACCTCCTCGCGCGCGCGCTCGAACGCGATCCGGGCGTCGCGGAGGTCTTCAAGAAAGCGGGGGCCGATCCGAACGACGTCGCGTCGGAGGCGGAGTCGCAGCTCCAGAAGCTCGCGAAGGCGGGGACCGGCCTCGCGTACCTCTCGACCGCGATGCTGGGGCTGCTCCAGCGCGCGGAGAAGGACGCGGACAAGAGCGCGGTCGGGGTCGAGAACCTCCTCAACGCGCTCTCGCAGGAGATCCGCGGTCCGGCCGCGGTCGTCCTCCAGGCCTTCTCGCTCGGACCGGGCTCGTTCCGCCCCCACATGGCGGCGCTGAAGAGCGTGCCGCGCGAGATCGCCTCGACGAGCACCGGCGTGGGCGCCGACGGCGCGGCGCGCTACCTCCACGATCTCACGCGGCGCGCGAAGGAGAAGGGCTTCGATCCCGTCATCGGTCGCGACGTCGAGGTGCGCCGCCTCCTCCAGATCCTCGAGCGCCGGCAGAAGAACCACCCGCTCGTCGTCGGCGATCCCGGCGTCGGCAAGAGCGCGATCGTCGGCGCGCTCGCGATGCGCATCGCGGCGGGAGACGTCCCGCAGAACCTCGCGTCGCTCTCGATCCTGGAGCTCGAGACCGGCCTCCTCCTCGCCGGCGCCAAGCTCCGCGGCGAGATCGAGGACCGCTTGAAGCAGGTCGTCTCCTCGCTCAAGGGCAGGGACTCGCTCCTCTACATCGCGCAGCTCGAGTCGCTCCTCGGCTCGGGCCCGGCCGGCGCCGGCGTCGGCGACCTCCTGAAGCCGCTCCTCGCGCGCGGCGAGGTCCGCCTCCTCGCGTCGACCACGCTCGAGGGCGTGCGCAAGCTCTCGGAGAAGGACCCGAACCTCCTCCGTCGCTTCACCGTGCTCACGATCGAGCCCGCGACGCCCGAGCGCGCGGTCGAGATCCTGCGCGGCGTCGCCACGCGCTACGAGTCGCATCACAAAGTGCAGATCGGCGATCCCGCGATCACGGCCGCGGTCCGCCTCGCGAAGCGCTACGTGCAGGAGCGCGCGCTGCCGGACAGCGCGATCGACCTCCTCGACGAAGCGGCGGCGCGCAAGCGCGTCGAGATCGACGGCCTCCCCGCGCACATGGACGACGCGATCCGCCGCGTCGCGTCGCTCAAGGCGCAGCTCGAGGGCCTCAAGGACGACCACGACGCGATGAGCACGAAGACGCGCGAGCGCCTCGAGAAGGAGATCCGCGATCTCGAGCCGTCCGTCGCCGAGATGCGGATCAAGCTCGAGTCGCGCCGCGGCGCGGTCGCGGCGCAGGCGGCGCTCAAGGACGAGATGACCAAGCTGCAAGCGCAGCTCGAGCAGGCGCGGAACGAGAAGAACTTCGCGAAGCTCGGCGAGCTCGAGCACGTGCAGATCCCGGACGTGCGGCGCCGCCTCGAGGCCGCCGACGCCGCGGTCGCGAACGCGGGGCTGAAGGAGAGCATCTCGAGCATCGTCACGGAGGAGGACGTCGCGCAGGTCCTCTGCGACTGGACCGGCATCCAGGTCGCGAAGATGCTCGAGGCCGAGAGCGAGAAGCTCATGAAGATGGAGGAGCGCCTCTCCCATCGCGTCGTCGGCCAGAGCGAAGCGGTGAAGGCGCTCTCGCGCGCGGTCCGCCGCGGGCGCGTGGGCCTCCGCGATCCCGGCAAGCCGATCGGCTCGTTCCTCTTCCTCGGCCCCTCCGGCGTCGGCAAGACCGAGCTCGCGAAGGCGCTCGCCGAGTTCCTCTTCGACGACGAGCAGGCGATGACCCGCCTCGACATGAGCGAGTTCATGGAGAAGCACATGGCGCAGCGCCTCGTCGGCGCGCCGCCCGGCTACGTCGACAGCGAGGAGGGCGGCTTCCTCACCGAGGCGGTCCGCCGCCGCCCCTACTCCGTGCTCCTCTTCGACGAGGTCGAGAAGGCGCACGCCGACGTGTTCAACCTGCTCCTCCAGGTCCTCGACGACGGCCGCCTCACCGACGGCCGCGGCCGCACGGCGGACTTCTCGAACACGGTCGTCATCATGACGAGCAACATCGGCTCGCAGCGCATCCTCGAGACCGACCCGAGGCTCTTCGAGTCGGACGAGGGCCGCGAGGCGCTCCGCGACGTGCTGCGCGAGGAGCTCAAGAACTTCCTCCGCCCCGAGTTCTTGAACCGCATCGACGACGTCATCATCTTCCGCCCGCTCTCGAAGCCCGATCTGCGCGGCATCGTCGATATCCAACTACGCAAAGTGGAAAAGCTCGTCGCTGATCGGGAGTTGCACCTCGAGCTGACGGAGGGCGCGAAGATGCGCCTCGTCGACATCGGCTACGAGCCCGCCTTCGGCGCGCGCCCGCTGAAGCGCGCGATCGTAAAGGCCATTCAGGACCCGCTCGCCGAGGAGCTCCTCGCCGGGGGCTACACCAACGGCAGCACCGTGAAATGCGACGTCGACGACGGCGAGGGCTTCAGGTTCATCAAGCAGTAA
- a CDS encoding serine/threonine protein kinase, whose product MRFGGITDARFEVHGQIGAGGCGVIHEAFDRETARWVALKILTDEDPNARARFEREARAACSINHPNVCAAYAAGLLDDGRPYVAMELLHGENLRRYLDRHRGLELEAAIEVTVQLLSGLEVAHAHGLVHRDVKPENVFLVTGEDGRITVKLLDFGLCRSAVDPFDGRTLTALGCVVGTPGYLAPEQLGEGAVVDQRADVFTAGLVLFEMLAGRRAYRGRNAAQLVMQLLLDEVPLLGEVCRAPAVLERVVARATARDPAQRYPVVAAFLHDLLSARTRIRLEGSRRARVRLPASSPALR is encoded by the coding sequence ATGCGGTTCGGCGGGATCACGGACGCGCGCTTCGAGGTGCACGGGCAGATCGGCGCGGGCGGCTGCGGGGTGATCCATGAAGCGTTCGACCGGGAGACGGCGCGGTGGGTGGCGCTCAAGATCCTGACCGACGAGGACCCGAACGCGCGGGCGAGGTTCGAGCGCGAAGCCCGCGCCGCGTGTTCCATCAACCACCCGAACGTGTGCGCGGCCTACGCCGCCGGCCTCCTCGACGACGGCCGCCCCTACGTCGCGATGGAGCTCCTCCACGGCGAGAACCTCCGCCGCTACCTCGATCGGCACCGCGGCCTCGAGCTCGAGGCCGCGATCGAGGTGACGGTGCAACTGCTCTCCGGCCTCGAGGTCGCGCACGCGCACGGGCTCGTTCATCGCGACGTGAAGCCGGAGAACGTGTTCCTCGTCACCGGCGAGGACGGTCGCATCACGGTGAAGCTGCTCGACTTCGGCCTCTGCCGCAGCGCGGTCGATCCGTTCGACGGCCGCACGCTCACCGCGCTCGGCTGCGTCGTCGGGACGCCCGGCTACCTCGCGCCGGAGCAGCTCGGCGAGGGCGCCGTCGTCGACCAGCGCGCCGACGTCTTCACCGCCGGGCTCGTCCTCTTCGAGATGCTCGCCGGTCGCCGCGCCTACCGCGGACGGAACGCGGCGCAGCTCGTGATGCAGCTCCTCCTCGACGAGGTCCCGCTCCTCGGCGAGGTCTGCCGCGCGCCGGCCGTGCTCGAGCGCGTCGTCGCCCGCGCCACCGCGCGCGATCCGGCGCAGCGTTACCCGGTCGTCGCGGCGTTCCTGCACGACCTCCTGTCGGCGCGGACGCGCATCCGCCTCGAGGGCTCGCGGCGCGCGCGCGTCAGGCTGCCAGCTTCTTCGCCAGCTCTCCGCTGA
- the grxC gene encoding glutaredoxin 3 — MKPVRMYSTNFCPYCVRAKMLLEDRGIAFEEINVSGDHEKRQWLVETTGRRTVPQIFIGDEPIGGFDELRKLDLSGELAKKLAA; from the coding sequence ATGAAGCCCGTTCGCATGTACTCGACGAACTTCTGCCCTTATTGCGTCCGCGCCAAGATGCTGCTCGAGGACCGCGGCATCGCGTTCGAGGAGATCAACGTCAGCGGCGATCACGAGAAGCGGCAGTGGCTCGTGGAGACCACCGGCCGCCGCACCGTCCCGCAGATCTTCATCGGCGACGAGCCGATCGGCGGGTTCGACGAGCTGCGCAAGCTCGACCTCAGCGGAGAGCTGGCGAAGAAGCTGGCAGCCTGA
- a CDS encoding sigma-54-dependent Fis family transcriptional regulator gives MTDDTKTGTAGPGRSEPSEADAAGTALLLAWSLAEPSRLGEVAFAEGRGPWVLGRGAARDDDPGPRLLFAPHRPGAARKEPAPLLCPALSRRQLVMTRAAGGITIERTGKLSLEVNGRKLDRATIAPGDVLLLEGQMALLCIERARGAFMRGSEPAFAFGEADGFGIVGESVTTWTMRDTIDFYGRRESHVLVTGPSGAGKELAARAIHALSPRRAGPFVARNAATLPDGIVDAELFGNAKNYPNAGMRERAGLVGEADGGTLFLDEIGELPSYVQAHLLRLLDAGEYHRLGEDRARRCDLRLVAATNRDEDALKHDLLARLKLRLEIPGIDERVEDVPLLARAILQEVSRRDAQLRERFFTDDAPRVEPALIAALLRHSYTGHVRELESLLLLSMAESRHDRLTLSAGVSRRLRLKRIADAPPSRDEIARALDDADGNVSHAWKALGLSSRDALNRLLKKHGMTRREPAGDATSPRSRRGRT, from the coding sequence ATGACCGACGACACGAAGACCGGAACCGCCGGCCCCGGGCGGTCCGAGCCGAGCGAGGCGGACGCCGCGGGGACGGCCTTGCTGCTCGCGTGGTCGCTCGCGGAGCCGTCGCGCCTCGGCGAGGTCGCGTTCGCCGAGGGACGAGGGCCGTGGGTGCTCGGACGGGGCGCGGCGCGAGACGACGATCCGGGACCACGCCTCCTGTTCGCGCCGCACCGCCCCGGCGCCGCGCGCAAGGAGCCTGCGCCGCTCCTCTGCCCGGCGCTCTCTCGGCGCCAGCTCGTCATGACGCGCGCCGCGGGCGGGATCACGATCGAGCGCACGGGGAAGCTCTCGCTCGAGGTGAACGGGCGCAAGCTCGACCGCGCCACGATCGCGCCCGGCGATGTCCTCCTCCTCGAAGGTCAGATGGCGCTCCTCTGCATCGAGCGCGCGAGGGGCGCGTTCATGCGCGGCAGCGAACCCGCGTTCGCGTTCGGCGAAGCCGACGGGTTCGGCATCGTCGGAGAGAGCGTCACGACGTGGACGATGCGCGACACGATCGACTTCTACGGGCGTCGCGAGTCCCATGTCCTCGTCACGGGACCGAGCGGCGCGGGGAAGGAGCTCGCGGCGCGCGCGATCCACGCGCTCTCGCCGCGGCGCGCCGGGCCGTTCGTCGCGCGCAACGCCGCGACGCTCCCCGACGGGATCGTCGACGCGGAGCTCTTCGGCAACGCGAAGAACTACCCGAACGCGGGGATGCGTGAGCGCGCGGGGCTCGTGGGTGAGGCCGACGGCGGCACGCTCTTCCTCGACGAGATCGGCGAGCTGCCGTCGTACGTGCAGGCGCACCTCCTCCGCCTGCTCGACGCAGGGGAGTACCACCGGCTGGGCGAAGATCGCGCGCGCCGGTGCGACCTGCGGCTCGTCGCGGCGACCAACCGTGACGAGGACGCGCTGAAGCACGATCTCCTCGCGCGCCTCAAGCTTCGGCTCGAGATCCCGGGCATCGACGAGCGCGTCGAGGACGTTCCGCTGCTCGCCCGCGCGATCCTCCAGGAGGTGAGCCGCCGGGACGCTCAGCTCCGCGAGCGCTTCTTCACCGACGACGCCCCGCGCGTCGAGCCTGCGCTCATCGCGGCGCTCCTTCGGCACTCGTACACGGGACACGTCCGCGAGCTCGAGAGCTTGCTGCTCCTGTCGATGGCGGAGAGCCGCCACGACCGCTTGACGCTGTCGGCGGGGGTGTCGCGACGACTCCGCCTCAAGCGCATCGCCGACGCACCTCCGTCACGCGACGAGATCGCCCGCGCGCTCGACGACGCGGACGGCAACGTCTCGCACGCATGGAAGGCGCTCGGACTCTCGAGCCGCGACGCGTTGAACCGACTCCTCAAGAAGCACGGGATGACGAGGCGAGAGCCCGCCGGCGACGCCACTTCCCCGCGGTCGAGGCGCGGTCGAACGTGA
- a CDS encoding protein kinase: MTLAKLERVAPIREGEILAGKYKVERVLAHGGMGVIVAAIHQQLDQRVALKFLLPEQTKNEALIGRFLREARAAVRLRSEHVARVLDVGTAETGSPYIVMEYLEGRDLAVVLDEERQLSVRAAVTYVLQASEAVAEAHALGIVHRDLKPANLFLTTRPDGSPCVKVLDFGISKLRGSELDMTKTSALLGTPFYMSPEQLRSSKDVDVRADIWALGMILYQLLTGVVAFDRETLPELCMAILEEPLPPLSTSRPELAPELSAVIEKALTKSRDDRYQTLAELATALAPFSPTGHASEQRIHRILGIGTPHSDAPPPDPGARASSPSLTVVMPPSSARDATSGHFGSSSGQLPSFGELPSSDQLPSPHAISGGDTAPVRGLSTRALIGFSVVMTLAAGIGVTAFVLARRAPRPTPAAFVEASAPLASAAPATELAPEVPAPAKSPEKEPEPAAVAPEAALPRAGAHPRPSALASAPPSASSAPPPARSGDDDVMFGPRK, from the coding sequence ATGACGCTTGCGAAGCTCGAGCGCGTGGCGCCCATCCGCGAAGGAGAGATCCTCGCCGGCAAGTACAAGGTGGAACGCGTGCTCGCCCACGGCGGGATGGGCGTCATCGTCGCGGCGATCCATCAGCAGCTCGATCAGCGCGTCGCGCTCAAGTTCCTGCTCCCCGAACAGACGAAGAACGAGGCGCTCATCGGGCGCTTCCTCCGTGAGGCACGCGCGGCGGTCCGCCTCCGCAGCGAGCACGTCGCGCGCGTCCTCGACGTCGGGACCGCCGAGACGGGCTCGCCGTACATCGTCATGGAGTACCTCGAGGGCCGTGATCTGGCGGTCGTCCTCGACGAGGAGCGCCAGCTCTCGGTCCGCGCGGCCGTGACCTACGTCCTCCAGGCGTCGGAGGCCGTGGCCGAGGCGCACGCGCTCGGCATCGTGCACCGCGATCTGAAGCCGGCGAACCTGTTCCTGACGACGCGCCCCGACGGGAGTCCGTGCGTGAAGGTGCTCGACTTCGGGATCTCGAAGCTCCGCGGCAGCGAGCTCGACATGACGAAGACGAGCGCGCTCCTCGGCACGCCGTTCTACATGTCGCCGGAGCAGCTCCGCTCGTCGAAGGACGTCGACGTCCGCGCGGACATCTGGGCGCTCGGCATGATCCTCTACCAGCTCCTCACGGGCGTGGTGGCCTTCGATCGCGAGACGCTGCCGGAGCTCTGCATGGCCATCCTCGAGGAGCCGCTCCCGCCGCTCTCGACGAGCAGGCCCGAGCTCGCGCCCGAGCTCAGCGCGGTGATCGAGAAGGCCCTCACGAAGTCGAGGGACGATCGGTACCAGACGCTCGCGGAGCTCGCGACCGCGCTCGCGCCGTTCTCTCCGACCGGACACGCGTCCGAGCAGCGGATCCATCGCATCCTCGGGATCGGGACTCCGCACAGCGACGCGCCGCCTCCGGATCCGGGCGCGCGGGCGTCGAGCCCGTCGCTCACGGTCGTCATGCCTCCCTCGTCCGCGCGCGACGCTACGTCCGGGCACTTCGGCTCGAGCTCCGGGCAGCTCCCGTCCTTCGGAGAGCTCCCGTCCTCGGACCAGCTCCCGTCTCCACACGCGATCTCCGGCGGGGACACCGCGCCCGTGCGCGGGCTCAGCACGCGGGCCCTCATCGGGTTCTCCGTCGTCATGACGCTCGCCGCGGGGATCGGCGTGACCGCGTTCGTCCTCGCGCGCCGTGCTCCAAGACCGACGCCGGCGGCGTTCGTCGAGGCGAGCGCCCCGCTCGCGTCCGCGGCGCCGGCCACGGAGCTCGCGCCGGAGGTCCCGGCGCCGGCCAAGAGCCCGGAGAAGGAGCCGGAGCCCGCGGCGGTGGCGCCCGAGGCCGCGCTGCCGCGCGCGGGGGCTCACCCGCGGCCGAGCGCGCTCGCGAGCGCGCCGCCCTCGGCGTCGAGCGCGCCGCCGCCCGCGCGATCAGGCGACGACGACGTGATGTTCGGCCCGCGCAAGTGA